Proteins from a genomic interval of Pseudophryne corroboree isolate aPseCor3 chromosome 4, aPseCor3.hap2, whole genome shotgun sequence:
- the GYG1 gene encoding glycogenin-1 yields the protein MADHAFVTLATNDTYVKGALVLGSSLRKHNTTKKLAVLITPQVSDSVRKVLDKVYDNVRVVDVLDSEDSAHLALMERPELGVTLTKIHCWTLTEYTKCVFMDADTMVLSNVDELFEREELSAAPDPGWPDCFNSGVFVYSPSTETYNQLLQMASEKGSFDGGDQGLLNSFFNTWATKDINKHLPFIYNLSSVCIYSYLPAFKAFGANAKVVHFLGKVKPWNFTYDSKTKTVKGDGHDKTLIHPEFLNLWWDTYTSRILSLLTEHGVVKDVSIGLKAEEITEAVSQMSIAAPAPPPLSSEERRERWEQGQVDYMGEDSYENIKKKLDSYLE from the exons atggccg ATCACGCCTTTGTCACCCTTGCAACAAACGATACCTATGTGAAAGGAGCACTAGTATTGGGATCATCTCTGCGGAAACACAATACTACAAAAAAGCTGGCTGTTCTCATAACGCCTCAGGTCTCAGACTCTGTGAG AAAAGTACTGGACAAAGTATATGATAATGTCCGAGTGGTAGATGTCTTGGACAGTGAGGATTCTGCACACCTGGCTTTAATGGAGAGGCCTGAACTCGGGGTTACATTGACGAAAATTCACTGTTGGACACTAACAGAATACACAAAATGTGTCTTTATGGATGCAGATACTATG GTCTTGTCTAATGTTGATGAGCTATTTGAGCGGGAAGAGCTGTCTGCAGCACCAGACCCAGGTTGGCCTGACTGCTTTAACTCAGGAGTGTTTGTATATAGCCCATCCACTGAAACCTACAACCAGCTGTTACAGATGGCTTCAGAAAAAGGCAGCTTCGATG GTGGAGACCAAGGCTTGCTGAACAGCTTCTTCAATACCTGGGCTACAAAGGATATAAACAAGCATCTACCCTTTATTTACAACTTGAGCTCTGTATGTATATACTCCTATCTACCAGCATTTAAGGC GTTTGGAGCAAATGCAAAGGTTGTGCACTTCCTTGGAAAAGTGAAGCCATGGAACTTTACATATGACAGTAAAACAAAGACTGTAAAAGGAGATGGCCATGATAAAACACTCATTCACCCAGAATTCCTCAACCTCTGGTGGGACACCTACACTTCCAGAATTCTATCACTCCTAACAGAACATGGTGTGGTTAAAGATGTATCAATTGGCCTTAAAGCG GAGGAAATTACAGAAGCGGTGTCACAGATGTCTATAGCAGCACCAGCACCTCCACCTCTATCTTCAGAAGAACGCAGGGAGCGATGGGAACAAGGCCAAGTTGACTACATGGGAGAAGATTCTTATGAAAACATCAAGAAGAAGCTGGACTCTTATCTGGAATAG